The nucleotide sequence TCTGGGATGAAGCGAAATTTAGGGGGGCCTGGGCGGGTTATGCACCGGATTATTTTCTCAATTACGGCCGCTTACCCGGCAATCAATTCATGCTCAACTGGCCCCAAAATGGCAATGACTATGGGGTAAATTTGAACCGACTGATTGCCTCCCCCGCTGCCCGTGAAGAATTTTTCCGAGAGAGTCTTTGGCATAGCCAGGATTTTGCCCACTATATTCAACTCCATCTGGGGCAACGCTATGGCCTGGCTAGAGATGTTTTTCCCCTTGATCAACCTACCTTGGGAGGCTGCGAATTTGCCCTCTATCCCTATTTTCGAGAGAGTCGGCGGCTTATTGGCATAACGACTGTCACCGAGTTCGGGATTTTGCCCCAGGGCCAAGTTGCCCCCCTACCTGTGAATGAGCAGGGACAAATTACTTCAATTGCAGTGGGCAACTACCCCAATGATCATCACTACCCAGGTTTTGAATTTAAATTGGCTCCAAAATCCATTCGCTGGGGCGGTCGTTGGACAGGAACTCCCTTTACTATTCCCTTGGGGGCCTTGATTCCGGCCGGGATAGATGGATTTCTTTGTTGTGATAAAAATATTTCTGTTTCCCATATTGCCAATGGTGCCACTCGCTTACAACCCCTAGTCTTAAATATTGGGCAAGCTGCTGGGATGGCCGCGGCATTAGCCATTAAAATTAAAACATCATTAGCCGAACTCAAAATTGAACAACTCCAATGGGCACTCCTCAAAGACCCCCAGGCCCCGGCCGCAATCATTCCCTTTTATAATCTCCCTCCAGATCATCCCGAATGGTTTATCGCCCAACTCAATGTTTTACGGCAAGCAGACCCCTATCCAACGTCCGGTTATGCCCCACTCCAACCGCCGTTCCTTAACCCAGATCTCAGCCAAATTCCCATCTTTACCGGCCACATGACCCAAGCCGAAAACCAAACCTATCAACTCACCCTAGAGTCCGGCCAGGCCTGGAGTTTAGTCACCTTAAATTCCGAAATGGATCAACAGCTAAAGACCCTCCATTTAGGTCAAAAAGTGACTGTATTCGGGCAATCTAACCTGAGTGGAAACTGGATTCGAGTTATTGCCTTAGAAACCTAAATCATGGCGGTCCGGAATCACATGAGGTTTGAAACTGATTTAATAACCAGGCTCCAACCTCTGATGACTGGGTTTCCTGATTGCGGCGAAGAGCTTCTTCTAATACGCCTACACTCAACCCAGGTAAAACATTTGATGTCCTGATGGCCCAACTGCCTTGATCGGCGATCTTGTAAACAGTAATCTCTAAATTCTGGACATCTACAACCCAATATTCGGCAACACCTAAACTTTCATATAAAGCCCGTTTTATGCCTAGATCATCTAAGAGTGAGCTTTTAGCAATCTCAATCACTAAATTAGGGGCTGGAAACTGGTTTAAATCAATAATTCCTGTGCCTGAAGGTATAGCCTGATTTAATTCCCCCACATATACTGAAATATCTGGTTGACAACTTGCTACCCCCGTTTTTCGATAAGTGCAATTAGGCAAGACTTCCAATGTCACCCGCTGAGTAATCCCCCACAAACCCACAGCTAGAGACATAACATAGTCATTTTTAGAGTGGTCGTAACTAACAGGGGGCATTTCTAACCTCATGTGGCCTTTGAAATAATATCCCCACGTTTTGTCATGGGTTGGCTGCTCCAGCAGTTGGCAATAATTGTCCCAAGATGTTTTGACCCAACTATCCCCAAGGGTTTGAATAGTTACGGCGGGTTGAATTGAGGTTTGGGTCATGGTAAAAAGCTCCAAAGGACGCGAGCCAACTCTTATGTCCCTAACTTATCCTGAAAAATTGTGATTTCCAGATTTTTATCATCCCGGACGACTAAGGAGCGTTTGACTTGGCCCAGTACTAAGGGTTGGGAAATGCTAGGTTGCGGGTGGGTGACAGTCCGGGCCTGGATCAAGAGTTCATTGCGACCTACACCTAACCGACCGGGAGAAAACAAATCACTAGCGGCTTGACGGAGAGTGGCTTCCAGTTCTGTGGCTGTAATGGTTGAAGGGACAGCAATCGTGGCCAGATTTGCGCCATTATCAAACACCAAACTATAGCGGACGGCTCCCGGAATTTGGGTATGGGTCAGGGGCACGATACTCAGGGCAAATAGTCCCGCCGTTAAGACAATCATGAATCCAGTTGAACCCACCAGCCGAAACCGAAACCCCCACTTAAACAAAAAGCCCAGGCCGGCTAAACCTGCTATCCCTAAAGTCAACCAGGCCGACCACTGCCCATAGGCCAAAAATGCGTCTGGGGTAAACATTAATCACTATCCTCATTGCTGATAAATTCTGGGGCGGCGGCGGTAATAGGTTGCTCCAATGCGGCTCGGAGGGTATGCCAACTCAGGGTTGCACATTTAATTCGTACCGGAAATTGGGCCACCCCTTGCATCACATTTAATTTACGCAGTTCTTGGGGAAATTCAAATTCACCCTTCATCATGGCCTGGAATTGCTCCACCATCCTGTTGGCCTGGTCAATGGTTTTACCCCGCAGAGCATCAGCCATTAAGTCCACCGAAGCCATGGCAATTGCACAACCTTCCCCTTCAAACTGGACATCGGTAATCTGGGTCTGGTCAGGGGAGAGTTGGACGGTTAGCTCAATGGTGTCTCCACAGGATGGATTATGTCCCCGTTGTTGTCGGTCAACTGGCTCAGTCCGGCCCCGATGGCGTGGCTTTTTGTAATGCTCAAGAATAACCTGCTGATAAAGCGTGCGTAAATTGTCCAAAGACATTGTGGTAGTGGGCAATTCCCAAATGAAACAATCGTTAACACTTATAGCGTTACCCATTTTGGGTTCAATACTTCCTAGCTTAATCCTTGCACGGTTGCTTTCACCTGCAACATTTTTGTGAGTCTGGGGATTGAGGTTAATCTATATCTAGAATGTTGCGCTTCTAGCAACCCCAATCAAGGTTAGGATTTCAGCCGATCATTGCCCCAGGCCTGGAAATTTTAAGATGCACAAACCTAACTTTACCGCAAGAAAACAAAGATGGTACGGTAAAAATGCCCCCCATGAGCACCTCCTTTATGAGTAACGGGT is from Synechococcus sp. PCC 6312 and encodes:
- the sufU gene encoding Fe-S cluster assembly sulfur transfer protein SufU; protein product: MSLDNLRTLYQQVILEHYKKPRHRGRTEPVDRQQRGHNPSCGDTIELTVQLSPDQTQITDVQFEGEGCAIAMASVDLMADALRGKTIDQANRMVEQFQAMMKGEFEFPQELRKLNVMQGVAQFPVRIKCATLSWHTLRAALEQPITAAAPEFISNEDSD
- a CDS encoding Ycf51 family protein, with product MFTPDAFLAYGQWSAWLTLGIAGLAGLGFLFKWGFRFRLVGSTGFMIVLTAGLFALSIVPLTHTQIPGAVRYSLVFDNGANLATIAVPSTITATELEATLRQAASDLFSPGRLGVGRNELLIQARTVTHPQPSISQPLVLGQVKRSLVVRDDKNLEITIFQDKLGT
- a CDS encoding FAD-dependent oxidoreductase, which gives rise to MQQLTTQVLVVGGGTGGTAAAIQAARAGVEIILVSEFNWLGGMLTAAGVAAPDGNELEAWQTGLWGAFIKEVQKRQPVDQAWVSFFTYSPVVGAQIFAEWVQALPNLRWISGYIPQSVNRVGNRIVGVEFAPADRYQLPQPQNQLPPLNIQAQITIDGTELGDLLALGDIPHRWGWDWRESWSEPSAPPIPNQITATYPVQTPTWVVMLQDYGENKTAPAIASSPLWDEAKFRGAWAGYAPDYFLNYGRLPGNQFMLNWPQNGNDYGVNLNRLIASPAAREEFFRESLWHSQDFAHYIQLHLGQRYGLARDVFPLDQPTLGGCEFALYPYFRESRRLIGITTVTEFGILPQGQVAPLPVNEQGQITSIAVGNYPNDHHYPGFEFKLAPKSIRWGGRWTGTPFTIPLGALIPAGIDGFLCCDKNISVSHIANGATRLQPLVLNIGQAAGMAAALAIKIKTSLAELKIEQLQWALLKDPQAPAAIIPFYNLPPDHPEWFIAQLNVLRQADPYPTSGYAPLQPPFLNPDLSQIPIFTGHMTQAENQTYQLTLESGQAWSLVTLNSEMDQQLKTLHLGQKVTVFGQSNLSGNWIRVIALET
- a CDS encoding Uma2 family endonuclease codes for the protein MTQTSIQPAVTIQTLGDSWVKTSWDNYCQLLEQPTHDKTWGYYFKGHMRLEMPPVSYDHSKNDYVMSLAVGLWGITQRVTLEVLPNCTYRKTGVASCQPDISVYVGELNQAIPSGTGIIDLNQFPAPNLVIEIAKSSLLDDLGIKRALYESLGVAEYWVVDVQNLEITVYKIADQGSWAIRTSNVLPGLSVGVLEEALRRNQETQSSEVGAWLLNQFQTSCDSGPP